In Glycine soja cultivar W05 chromosome 10, ASM419377v2, whole genome shotgun sequence, the genomic stretch tttttaaagctgCAGTGCTTATTTTTCCACCCACATACTGCAGATGCTGCAGAATTTTTGCCTTAAATAAGCTGCAGTACTTGTACAtaacttcaattaatttgaatctGCTCTGCAAATGCTGCAGAATTTCTGCCTTAACCAAATTAGGATTTTCCACCCAGAAACCATCAATTAGCATCCCCCACAAGTGAAGAACAAATGGGATGCAGACTTAGGCTTGCTGTGGCAGAAAGGGCATAAGTCTATCAGTTTGAATTTGCCTCTTCGCTAGGTTATCCTTAGTAGGAAGTCTATCCCATAACAACCTCCAGGCAAAGGACAAGGCTCTCGGGGGGATTTTAATATCCCAGAGTTGCTGGAATGCCAAGTACTGAACTTCAGAAGCCTGCTCATCTTTTAAAACTTGGTAGGTAGATTTAGTAGAAAAGATTCCATTAATGTCAGCTCTCCAAACCCAGGTGTCCTTTAAGTTGCTATTTAGCCTGATTATTGAAATTTGATCAATGAAATTGGAAGCAATTCCCATCTCATAATCAAACAGGTTTCTTCTCCAAAGAAGATTCCATTCCCACCCACTTTCAAAGAAGGATCCCATATCAGCCACTATGTGGTTTCTTTGAGAGGAAATTCGATATAAATCTGGAAATTGGTCTTTGAGGGGAATTCCATCCTCAGCCCAAGCATCTTCCCAGAACAGGATTTGGTCACCCCTACCCATCATCCACCTGTTCAGCCTATCCTCAAATTTCCTAATTATAGGATCCCACACCACCTTTCTTTTGGGATTGACACCAATCGGAATACCTAAATAGCAGAAAGGAAATTGGAGCAAAGCACGATTGAAGTACTTTGCAGCATAAAGACACCACTCCTCAGATTGACCAATAGCTCCAAATTTGCTCTTAGCAAAATTAATTCTCAatccaaaaaccatctcaaaactCTTGAGAATAACCTTCACAGTTTTGACATTTGCCATAGATGCTTCTCCAAAGAATATCGTATCGTTAGCGTATTGAAGAACATCCACAGGCACCTTATTGCTCCCCACCAAAAAGCTTGTAAAGCATTGATTTGATACTGCTTCCCTCATCATGTGGCTGATGATGTTTACAATTTAATGATCATTTGCTACCGTGCAATGAGACACACACagatacacaaacacacacacatagagacaaacacacgcagacacaaacacaaacacaaacacacacacacacacacacacacacacacac encodes the following:
- the LOC114371436 gene encoding uncharacterized protein LOC114371436, which produces MMREAVSNQCFTSFLVGSNKVPVDVLQYANDTIFFGEASMANVKTVKVILKSFEMVFGLRINFAKSKFGAIGQSEEWCLYAAKYFNRALLQFPFCYLGIPIGVNPKRKVVWDPIIRKFEDRLNRWMMGRGDQILFWEDAWAEDGIPLKDQFPDLYRISSQRNHIVADMGSFFESGWEWNLLWRRNLFDYEMGIASNFIDQISIIRLNSNLKDTWVWRADINGIFSTKSTYQVLKDEQASEVQYLAFQQLWDIKIPPRALSFAWRLLWDRLPTKDNLAKRQIQTDRLMPFLPQQA